The following coding sequences lie in one Mycobacterium sp. DL440 genomic window:
- the dprA gene encoding DNA-processing protein DprA, whose amino-acid sequence MTDEVRRAWAYLSRVAEPPCRELTALVAQVGPVEAAGRVKSGDVESELSSRVEARRELDCAVKDLAVLDRMDGRLITPDDDEWPLLRFRALGVDKDRKRSNDHPPLVLWASGPARLDEVSERAAAIVGTRAATAYGEHVAADLAAGLVDRDVTVVSGGAYGIDGAAHRATLACEGVTVAIVAGGIDNPYPAGHSALFHRIRQECLLVSEYPPGVAPGRLRFLTRNRLVAALSGATVVVEAGLRSGAANTAAWAKLLGRSVCAVPGPVTSAASAGCHALLRGDAHLVGRAEEIVELVGRVGELAPDEPHPVGPLDGLSPTEKQVYDALQSRGAHTVDEIAVLAALPPHQILGPLTTLELAGMVVGEDGCWRLRRRR is encoded by the coding sequence ATGACCGACGAGGTCCGGCGTGCGTGGGCCTATCTGTCACGGGTCGCCGAGCCGCCGTGCCGGGAATTGACCGCCTTGGTCGCTCAGGTGGGTCCCGTCGAGGCGGCCGGCCGGGTCAAATCCGGTGACGTCGAGTCGGAGTTGTCGAGTCGGGTCGAAGCCCGCCGGGAATTAGATTGTGCGGTCAAGGATCTGGCTGTCCTCGACAGAATGGACGGGCGGTTGATCACCCCCGATGACGATGAGTGGCCGTTGCTGCGATTCCGCGCATTGGGCGTGGACAAGGATCGCAAGCGTTCCAACGATCATCCGCCGTTGGTGTTGTGGGCGAGCGGGCCGGCGCGGCTTGACGAGGTGAGCGAGCGCGCCGCGGCGATCGTCGGTACCCGTGCGGCCACCGCGTACGGCGAGCATGTTGCCGCTGACCTGGCCGCCGGTCTGGTTGACCGCGACGTCACGGTGGTGTCCGGCGGTGCCTACGGCATCGACGGGGCAGCGCATCGCGCCACGCTCGCGTGTGAGGGCGTGACCGTCGCGATCGTGGCCGGCGGCATCGACAATCCGTACCCGGCCGGGCACAGCGCACTGTTCCATCGGATCCGCCAGGAATGCCTGTTGGTCAGTGAGTATCCACCGGGGGTCGCGCCGGGCCGGCTGCGGTTTCTCACCCGCAACCGGTTGGTCGCGGCCCTCTCGGGCGCGACGGTGGTGGTGGAGGCCGGGTTACGCAGCGGCGCGGCCAATACCGCGGCGTGGGCCAAACTGCTGGGCCGGTCGGTGTGCGCCGTGCCGGGCCCGGTGACCTCGGCCGCATCGGCGGGGTGTCATGCGCTGCTCCGAGGCGATGCCCACCTGGTCGGCCGTGCCGAGGAAATCGTCGAACTCGTCGGCCGCGTAGGCGAACTCGCCCCGGATGAGCCCCATCCCGTTGGGCCGCTCGACGGGCTTTCGCCGACCGAGAAACAGGTCTACGACGCGCTGCAGTCGCGAGGCGCCCACACCGTGGACGAGATCGCGGTGCTCGCCGCACTTCCACCACATCAGATCTTGGGGCCGTTGACGACGTTGGAGCTCGCGGGGATGGTCGTCGGCGAGGACGGGTGCTGGCGGTTGCGCCGGCGCCGGTAG
- the tsf gene encoding translation elongation factor Ts, giving the protein MANYTAADVKRLRDLTGAGMLASKNALVDAGGDFDKAVELLRIKGAKDVGKRAERATAEGLVAAKDGALIELNSETDFVAKNAEFQELADQVVAAAAAAKAGDVDALKAAKAGDTTVEQSIADLSAKIGEKLELRRAAYFDGTVETYLHKRAADLPPAVGVLVEYEAGDAEKGKEAAHSVALQIAALKAKYLTREDVPEDIVANERRIAEETAKSEGKPEQALPKIVEGRVTGYYKDVVLLDQPSVSDNKKTVKALLDEAGVTVTRFVRFEVGQA; this is encoded by the coding sequence ATGGCTAACTACACCGCTGCCGACGTCAAGCGACTGCGGGATCTGACCGGCGCCGGCATGCTCGCTTCGAAGAACGCTCTGGTCGATGCCGGCGGCGACTTCGACAAGGCGGTCGAGCTGCTCCGTATCAAGGGCGCCAAGGACGTCGGCAAGCGCGCTGAGCGCGCCACTGCCGAAGGTCTGGTCGCGGCCAAGGACGGCGCGCTTATCGAGCTGAACTCCGAGACCGACTTCGTCGCCAAGAACGCCGAGTTCCAGGAGCTCGCCGACCAGGTCGTCGCGGCTGCTGCCGCTGCGAAGGCCGGCGATGTGGATGCCCTCAAGGCCGCCAAGGCCGGGGACACCACCGTCGAGCAATCGATCGCGGACTTGTCCGCCAAGATCGGCGAGAAGCTCGAGCTGCGTCGGGCCGCCTACTTCGACGGCACGGTCGAGACCTACCTGCACAAGCGTGCCGCGGACCTGCCGCCGGCCGTCGGCGTGCTGGTCGAGTACGAGGCCGGCGACGCGGAGAAGGGCAAGGAGGCCGCTCACTCGGTCGCCCTGCAGATCGCCGCGCTCAAGGCCAAGTACCTCACCCGTGAGGACGTGCCCGAGGACATCGTCGCCAACGAGCGCCGGATCGCCGAGGAGACCGCGAAGTCAGAGGGCAAGCCTGAGCAGGCGCTGCCCAAGATCGTCGAAGGTCGCGTCACGGGCTACTACAAGGACGTCGTGCTGCTGGACCAGCCGTCGGTGTCCGACAACAAGAAGACCGTGAAGGCCCTGCTGGACGAGGCCGGGGTCACCGTGACCCGCTTCGTGCGGTTCGAGGTCGGCCAGGCCTAG
- a CDS encoding acyl-CoA dehydrogenase family protein — protein sequence MTARSDVLFDPNRTAFDQFDTRTREIFRATIDFFESHGKRWLKQQDRDRVWYSDFLDLVKREGIFATFLTPASEAGGDADKRWDTARNAMYSQILGFYGMQYWYVWQVTILGLGPIWQSENIVARKKAAVLLDSGEIFAFGLSEQAHGADVYSTDMVLTPGPDNAADGSYTATGGKYYIGNGNLAGMVSVFGRRSDKPIIDSSDLDRRRPEQDFEGYLFFAADSQHSNYHLRKNVVDGQMYVAAFDLEDYPVGPDDILHEGKAAFNAAINTVNIGKFNLGFGAVGACEHAMYEAVTHAENRVLFGQRVTEFPQIRRMLADGYARLVGMKLYSERAIDYMRSASLDDRRYLLFNAIEKMNVTREGEKIVTLLSDTIAARAFESDMYFTMALLGVTGLPRLEGTVHVNMALSLKFMQNYMFGASDAALAALNVLPVGRAPAPLVSALAGGLRTVGGALAESPLAQRIPQLKPLLSEVPEVPTRRDGVNDDFLFRQGPSSGLAKIRFGDWQAVLRRFATTPNVAVFLAQAQALQTLLAVAAPNAEQQRNVDFLLAIGEMFTLIPYAQLILEQAEIENDGTDSLTDLIGQLFEVLVTDMSTHATKLHCHADATAVQQQRALDIVKQPVADSARRDRVVTAVRGLADRYEMNP from the coding sequence GTGACCGCACGATCCGATGTCCTGTTCGATCCGAACCGGACCGCCTTCGACCAGTTCGATACGAGAACCCGGGAGATCTTCCGGGCCACCATCGACTTCTTCGAGTCCCACGGCAAGCGGTGGCTCAAGCAGCAGGACCGGGATCGGGTCTGGTACAGCGACTTTCTCGACCTGGTCAAGCGGGAGGGCATCTTCGCAACGTTCCTGACCCCGGCGTCAGAGGCCGGCGGCGATGCCGACAAGCGTTGGGACACCGCCCGCAACGCGATGTACAGCCAGATCCTCGGGTTCTACGGCATGCAGTACTGGTACGTCTGGCAGGTCACGATCCTCGGGCTCGGCCCGATCTGGCAGTCGGAGAACATCGTGGCGCGCAAAAAGGCTGCCGTCCTGCTGGATTCGGGGGAGATCTTCGCGTTCGGGCTGTCCGAGCAGGCGCATGGCGCCGACGTCTATTCGACTGACATGGTGCTGACGCCCGGCCCCGACAACGCAGCAGACGGGTCGTACACCGCGACCGGCGGCAAGTACTACATCGGCAACGGCAACCTGGCCGGCATGGTCTCGGTGTTCGGCCGTCGCTCCGACAAACCCATCATCGACAGCTCCGATCTCGACCGGCGCCGTCCCGAGCAGGACTTCGAGGGATACCTGTTCTTCGCCGCCGACAGCCAGCATTCGAACTACCACCTCCGCAAGAACGTCGTCGACGGCCAGATGTACGTCGCGGCGTTCGACCTGGAGGACTACCCGGTCGGTCCCGACGACATCCTGCATGAGGGCAAAGCAGCCTTCAACGCCGCCATCAACACCGTGAACATCGGCAAATTCAACCTCGGATTCGGTGCGGTCGGGGCCTGTGAGCATGCCATGTACGAGGCCGTCACCCACGCGGAGAACCGCGTGCTGTTCGGCCAACGAGTCACCGAGTTCCCGCAGATCCGCCGCATGCTGGCCGACGGCTACGCCCGGCTGGTCGGCATGAAGCTCTACAGCGAGCGCGCGATCGACTACATGCGGAGTGCGAGCCTGGACGACCGGCGTTACCTGCTGTTCAACGCGATCGAGAAGATGAACGTCACCCGCGAGGGCGAGAAAATTGTCACGCTGCTGTCCGACACCATCGCCGCCCGCGCTTTCGAATCCGACATGTACTTCACCATGGCACTGCTCGGCGTCACCGGGTTACCACGGCTGGAAGGCACGGTGCACGTCAACATGGCGCTGTCACTGAAGTTCATGCAGAACTACATGTTCGGCGCATCGGATGCAGCGCTCGCCGCGCTGAACGTGCTGCCGGTCGGCCGGGCCCCGGCACCGTTGGTGAGCGCACTCGCCGGAGGCTTGCGCACCGTCGGTGGCGCCCTTGCGGAATCGCCCTTGGCGCAGCGTATTCCACAACTCAAACCGCTGCTGTCCGAGGTGCCCGAGGTGCCGACCCGGCGAGACGGTGTCAATGACGACTTCCTGTTCCGACAGGGTCCCAGCAGTGGGTTGGCGAAAATCAGGTTCGGGGACTGGCAGGCTGTGCTGCGCCGATTTGCGACGACGCCGAATGTCGCTGTGTTCCTGGCCCAGGCACAGGCCTTGCAGACGCTGCTGGCGGTGGCGGCACCGAACGCCGAACAACAGCGCAACGTCGACTTCCTGCTCGCCATCGGCGAGATGTTCACTCTCATCCCGTATGCCCAGCTGATCCTGGAGCAAGCCGAGATCGAAAACGATGGAACCGACAGCCTTACCGATCTGATTGGCCAGCTGTTCGAGGTGCTCGTCACCGACATGTCCACCCACGCGACCAAGCTGCACTGCCATGCGGATGCCACCGCCGTGCAACAGCAGCGTGCCCTCGACATCGTCAAGCAGCCCGTGGCAGATTCCGCCCGCCGCGATCGCGTGGTGACCGCTGTACGCGGACTGGCCGACCGCTACGAGATGAATCCGTGA
- a CDS encoding oxygenase MpaB family protein, whose product MSDLQPMADYGFFGPDSVTWKVWGHATTPIIGLQRAVVVEELDPALIAAVDTTGANYDRPRTRYDRTVRYFAMVAFADTESVLKTADVLVKVHSKAIGTEPLSGNKYDANDPKSQLWILLTGWHSVLKAYELYGGGKLTAEEEARYWQDCARAAEFQTCDPVDVPRTRDGINEYFEQMRPHLAVSEAARAMMDHLLNAKVVLPPAPRIANPAVEILNWFLRAGTIATMPRWMRRLSGFDQPRLVDVAVRPVLRLGFGVVDRVPRLKLLVSKIIAPSVVPIAGPYIMGIPPRSTEVLSPEEGRRRYGYVKPADAHKELRARQHERVFGQGQRPSDEGLIESQSYLGSLA is encoded by the coding sequence ATGTCCGATCTTCAGCCGATGGCTGACTACGGGTTCTTCGGACCGGATTCGGTGACCTGGAAGGTCTGGGGGCATGCGACGACGCCGATCATCGGACTGCAACGCGCCGTGGTGGTCGAGGAACTCGACCCTGCCCTGATCGCCGCGGTCGACACCACCGGCGCCAATTACGATCGGCCCCGCACCCGATACGACCGGACTGTGCGTTACTTCGCGATGGTCGCTTTCGCCGACACCGAATCGGTGCTCAAGACCGCGGATGTTCTGGTGAAAGTCCATTCGAAAGCCATTGGCACCGAACCCCTGAGCGGCAACAAGTACGACGCCAACGACCCCAAGTCGCAGCTGTGGATCCTGCTCACCGGCTGGCACTCGGTGCTCAAGGCTTACGAACTGTACGGCGGCGGAAAGCTGACGGCCGAGGAGGAGGCCCGCTACTGGCAGGACTGCGCACGGGCCGCCGAGTTCCAGACCTGCGATCCGGTCGACGTCCCGCGGACCCGTGACGGCATCAACGAGTACTTCGAGCAGATGCGGCCGCACCTCGCCGTCAGCGAGGCCGCCCGCGCGATGATGGACCATCTGCTCAACGCCAAGGTGGTGTTGCCGCCCGCGCCTCGGATCGCGAACCCGGCCGTCGAAATCCTCAACTGGTTCCTGCGCGCCGGGACCATCGCCACCATGCCGCGCTGGATGCGCCGGCTCAGTGGATTTGATCAGCCCCGCCTGGTGGATGTGGCCGTGCGACCGGTGCTCAGACTCGGCTTCGGCGTGGTTGACCGGGTTCCCCGGCTGAAGCTGTTGGTTTCCAAGATCATTGCCCCGTCGGTGGTGCCTATCGCAGGCCCCTACATCATGGGCATACCGCCGCGGTCGACCGAAGTGCTCAGTCCCGAAGAAGGCCGCAGGCGCTATGGCTACGTCAAGCCCGCCGATGCGCACAAGGAGTTGCGGGCGCGACAACACGAGCGGGTGTTCGGCCAGGGTCAGCGACCCAGCGACGAGGGCCTCATCGAATCTCAGTCCTACCTAGGGAGTTTGGCGTGA
- the rpsB gene encoding 30S ribosomal protein S2, which yields MAVVTMKQLLDSGAHFGHQTRRWNPKMKRFIFTDRNGIYIIDLQQTLTYIDKAYEFVKETVAHGGTVLFVGTKKQAQESIAEEATRVGMPYVNQRWLGGMLTNFSTVHKRLQRMKELEAMEQTGGFEGRTKKEILMLTREKNKLERSLGGIRDMAKVPSAIWVVDTNKEHLAVNEAIKLGIPVIAILDTNCDPDQVNYPIPGNDDAIRSAALLTKVVASAVAEGLKARAGAGAGEKQATEGVEPLAEWEQELLAGATAGTAEGEAAAAAPETSTDAS from the coding sequence ATGGCTGTTGTGACCATGAAGCAGCTGCTGGATAGCGGCGCTCACTTCGGGCATCAGACCCGTCGCTGGAACCCCAAGATGAAGCGGTTCATCTTCACCGACCGCAATGGCATCTACATCATCGATCTGCAGCAGACGCTGACCTACATCGACAAGGCTTACGAGTTCGTCAAGGAGACGGTGGCCCATGGCGGCACCGTGCTGTTCGTCGGCACCAAGAAGCAGGCGCAGGAGTCCATCGCCGAAGAGGCCACCCGCGTCGGCATGCCCTACGTGAACCAGCGCTGGCTGGGCGGCATGCTCACCAACTTCTCCACCGTGCACAAGCGCCTTCAGCGGATGAAGGAGCTCGAGGCCATGGAGCAGACCGGTGGCTTCGAGGGTCGCACCAAGAAGGAAATCCTCATGCTCACGCGTGAGAAGAACAAGTTGGAGCGGTCCCTCGGTGGAATCAGGGACATGGCCAAGGTGCCGTCGGCGATCTGGGTCGTCGACACCAACAAGGAGCACCTCGCCGTCAACGAGGCCATCAAGCTGGGCATCCCGGTCATCGCGATCCTGGACACCAACTGCGACCCCGATCAGGTCAACTACCCGATCCCGGGCAACGACGACGCCATTCGCTCCGCAGCACTGCTGACCAAGGTGGTGGCCTCCGCGGTCGCCGAGGGTCTGAAGGCCCGGGCCGGCGCAGGTGCCGGTGAGAAGCAGGCCACCGAGGGTGTCGAGCCGCTCGCCGAGTGGGAGCAGGAGCTGCTCGCCGGTGCGACCGCCGGCACCGCCGAGGGCGAGGCCGCGGCGGCTGCACCCGAAACATCCACTGACGCTTCGTAA
- a CDS encoding TetR/AcrR family transcriptional regulator: MSVETVRERAAHLGPERRRPQVLDAALAIAVTEGVAAVTIGAVAQRLKVTRPVVYSCFPDRVELLRALLERELALLVQGAIDALPYGRADADETVFVEGFQSLLETVASRPDSWRLVMSADPDPAVAKHFRNGRALMVGKVSRRLAPTLARWGTTDADKKLPVLVEHFVSTCEGAVRTLLNEDGKYWTPTTLGEFIGSATYRAFRTA; encoded by the coding sequence ATGAGTGTAGAAACCGTTCGCGAGAGGGCTGCCCACCTGGGGCCCGAGCGGCGGCGCCCGCAGGTGCTGGATGCGGCCCTGGCGATTGCGGTGACTGAGGGGGTCGCCGCGGTCACGATCGGCGCGGTGGCGCAGCGACTCAAGGTCACCCGCCCGGTGGTGTACTCGTGTTTTCCCGACCGGGTTGAATTGTTGAGGGCACTGCTCGAGCGGGAATTGGCACTGCTGGTTCAGGGGGCGATCGATGCGCTGCCCTACGGCCGCGCGGATGCCGACGAAACCGTCTTCGTCGAGGGTTTCCAGTCGTTGCTTGAGACGGTCGCCAGCCGGCCCGATTCCTGGCGGCTCGTGATGAGTGCCGACCCGGACCCGGCCGTGGCCAAACACTTCCGCAACGGTCGCGCACTGATGGTCGGCAAGGTCTCCCGACGGCTGGCGCCCACCCTGGCACGTTGGGGCACCACCGATGCCGACAAAAAGCTGCCGGTGCTGGTCGAGCATTTCGTGTCCACCTGTGAAGGCGCGGTGCGAACGTTACTGAACGAAGACGGAAAATACTGGACCCCAACCACATTGGGTGAATTCATCGGATCGGCCACTTATCGGGCGTTTCGCACCGCCTGA
- a CDS encoding M23 family metallopeptidase, with the protein MALLVSMTWMWPTGAHAEGSRLHWPVSPRPAVTRGFDAPSPNWNRGHRGVDLAAAPDQPIYAAGPGTVVFAGVLAGRPVVSLAHPGGLRTSYEPVQAAVRPGQTVTAGQMLGRLLAGHPGCPATACLHWGAMWGAAARADYVDPLGLLAETPIRLKPLG; encoded by the coding sequence ATGGCGCTGCTGGTGAGTATGACGTGGATGTGGCCGACCGGCGCCCACGCCGAGGGCTCCCGTCTGCACTGGCCGGTATCTCCGCGACCGGCAGTGACCAGGGGTTTCGATGCCCCCTCCCCCAATTGGAACCGCGGCCACCGTGGCGTCGACCTGGCCGCCGCGCCGGACCAACCGATCTATGCCGCAGGGCCGGGCACCGTGGTGTTCGCCGGCGTGCTGGCCGGCCGTCCGGTGGTCTCACTCGCCCACCCGGGTGGGCTGCGCACCAGCTACGAACCGGTGCAGGCCGCGGTACGGCCCGGACAGACCGTCACGGCCGGGCAAATGCTCGGCCGGCTGCTGGCCGGCCACCCCGGTTGTCCGGCGACGGCCTGCCTGCACTGGGGAGCGATGTGGGGCGCGGCCGCCCGGGCGGACTATGTCGACCCGTTGGGGCTGCTCGCCGAGACGCCGATCCGGCTCAAGCCGCTGGGCTGA
- a CDS encoding alpha-hydroxy-acid oxidizing protein yields MAYGDYQLEIYLQGLSGVLPTMPMDYASLEAKAQAAMPASIWSYVAGGAGDERTQQVNRAAFDRWGLMPRMFNAHRERDLSVDVFGLTLPSPLFMAPIGVLGICGQDGHGDLAGARAAARTGVPLMVSTLTEDPLEDVAAEFGDTPGFFQLYTPTDKDLAASLVQRAEAAGYKGIVVTLDTWVPGWRPRDLTTSNFPQLRGKCLANYTSDPVFRAGLQQPPEENPQATVLRWVSLFGNPLTWDDLPWLRSLTKLPLILKGICHPDDVRRAKDGGIDGIYCSNHGGRQANGGLPAIDCLPGVVEAADGLPVLFDSGIRNGADIVKALALGATAVGVGRPYAYGLALGGVDGIVHVLRSLLAEADLIMGVDGYPTLADLTPEALRRVD; encoded by the coding sequence ATGGCCTACGGCGACTATCAACTCGAGATCTACCTGCAGGGGCTGTCCGGCGTACTGCCGACCATGCCGATGGACTATGCGAGCCTGGAGGCCAAGGCCCAGGCAGCCATGCCGGCATCCATCTGGTCGTATGTGGCCGGCGGGGCCGGCGACGAGCGCACCCAGCAGGTCAACCGCGCCGCCTTCGACCGGTGGGGATTGATGCCGCGGATGTTCAACGCGCATCGTGAACGGGATCTGTCTGTCGACGTGTTCGGCCTCACGCTGCCCTCGCCGCTGTTCATGGCACCGATCGGGGTGCTCGGCATCTGTGGTCAGGACGGGCACGGCGACCTGGCCGGCGCCCGGGCCGCCGCACGTACCGGGGTGCCGCTGATGGTGTCCACCCTGACCGAAGATCCGCTGGAAGACGTCGCCGCCGAATTCGGCGACACCCCAGGCTTCTTCCAGCTGTACACCCCGACCGACAAGGACCTGGCGGCCAGCCTCGTGCAGCGCGCCGAGGCGGCCGGGTACAAGGGCATCGTCGTCACGCTGGACACCTGGGTTCCGGGGTGGCGCCCGCGGGACCTGACCACCTCGAACTTCCCGCAGCTACGCGGTAAATGTCTGGCCAACTACACCAGTGATCCGGTGTTCCGAGCCGGCCTGCAGCAGCCGCCCGAGGAGAACCCGCAGGCGACAGTTCTGCGCTGGGTGAGCCTGTTCGGAAATCCGCTGACCTGGGACGACCTGCCGTGGCTGCGGTCGCTGACGAAACTGCCGCTGATCCTGAAGGGCATCTGCCACCCCGACGACGTCCGGCGCGCCAAGGACGGTGGCATCGACGGCATCTACTGTTCCAATCACGGTGGGCGCCAGGCCAATGGCGGCCTGCCCGCGATCGACTGCCTGCCCGGTGTGGTCGAGGCGGCAGACGGGCTGCCGGTGTTGTTCGACTCGGGAATCCGCAACGGCGCCGACATCGTCAAGGCCCTCGCGCTGGGCGCCACCGCGGTCGGGGTGGGCCGCCCATACGCGTACGGGCTGGCTTTGGGTGGCGTTGACGGCATCGTGCATGTGCTGCGGTCGCTGCTCGCCGAGGCCGACCTGATCATGGGGGTCGACGGATACCCGACGTTGGCCGATCTCACGCCCGAGGCACTGCGACGGGTCGACTGA
- a CDS encoding siderophore-interacting protein — translation MAARPVHTFQVVRREQLTDHTVRLVLGGNGDNGFGTFSPSEFSDAYVKFVIVPDGVDVSVLPKPLTLDSFQELPAEQRPTVRTYTVREVDTERGEITVDFVVHGEQGVAAPWAAAAQPGQPAYLMGPSGAYAPDPAADWHLLAGDEAALPAISTALESLPDNAIGKVFIEVAGPGDEVELTAPDGVEVTWIHRGGRADLVGDEHAGDNAPLIAAVKEAAWLPGQVQVFIHGEAQAVMHNLRPYIRKERGVAAKWAASISGYWRRGRTEETFRQWKAELAKAEADTAG, via the coding sequence ATGGCAGCACGACCCGTGCATACCTTTCAGGTGGTGCGTCGCGAGCAACTGACCGACCACACGGTCAGACTGGTGCTGGGCGGCAACGGCGATAACGGCTTCGGCACGTTCTCGCCCAGCGAGTTCAGCGATGCCTACGTCAAGTTTGTCATCGTTCCCGACGGTGTCGACGTATCGGTGCTGCCGAAACCCTTGACACTGGACAGCTTTCAGGAGTTGCCTGCCGAACAACGACCCACGGTGCGCACCTACACTGTGCGCGAGGTCGACACCGAGCGTGGCGAGATCACCGTTGACTTCGTCGTGCACGGTGAGCAGGGCGTGGCCGCACCCTGGGCCGCCGCAGCCCAACCAGGTCAGCCCGCCTACCTGATGGGACCCAGCGGGGCCTATGCCCCGGACCCGGCCGCTGATTGGCATCTGCTGGCCGGTGACGAAGCCGCCCTCCCCGCCATCAGCACGGCGCTGGAATCCTTGCCGGACAACGCGATCGGCAAGGTCTTCATCGAGGTGGCCGGCCCAGGAGACGAAGTTGAGCTCACCGCTCCCGATGGCGTCGAGGTCACGTGGATCCACCGGGGCGGGCGCGCCGACCTGGTCGGCGACGAACATGCCGGAGACAACGCACCGCTGATCGCCGCGGTCAAGGAGGCGGCCTGGCTGCCGGGTCAGGTTCAGGTGTTCATCCACGGCGAGGCCCAGGCCGTGATGCACAACCTGCGCCCCTACATCCGCAAAGAGCGCGGCGTCGCGGCGAAATGGGCCGCGTCGATCTCGGGGTACTGGCGTCGTGGGCGCACCGAGGAGACTTTCCGGCAGTGGAAGGCCGAGCTGGCCAAAGCGGAGGCCGACACCGCAGGTTGA
- a CDS encoding alpha/beta fold hydrolase: MLLLHGGGVDSASLSWGGIGPRLAQAGYRVVAPDHPGYGHSAPARLLVTQERLVGYVGEFVDALDLQRYAVGGLSLGGGMTIGHVLDRPDRVTGAMLLGSYGLMPRLSDGPLSGVRQLVTWATLRTGLLGAVTRWVGTNRRAMVRSMQALITDPAQVTDALMDEIMAQAGRPEGFRAFEQWQRDQVRWNRLRTDYTPRLVEVRCPVLVIHGDRDPGVPVARARAAAELTPNGHLKIVAGAGHWVQRDQPDVVLDAIIGFLRGLSPAA, translated from the coding sequence GTGCTGTTGCTGCACGGCGGCGGGGTGGACAGTGCATCGTTGTCGTGGGGCGGCATCGGCCCCCGGCTGGCCCAGGCCGGTTACCGCGTCGTCGCACCGGACCATCCCGGCTACGGCCACAGTGCGCCGGCCCGGCTGCTGGTGACACAGGAACGGTTGGTCGGCTACGTGGGGGAGTTCGTCGACGCGCTCGATCTGCAGCGCTATGCGGTCGGCGGACTCTCGCTCGGCGGCGGCATGACCATCGGCCATGTACTGGACCGACCGGACCGCGTCACCGGCGCGATGCTCCTGGGCAGTTACGGCTTGATGCCCCGGCTGTCGGACGGACCGCTGTCCGGAGTGCGGCAACTCGTCACCTGGGCAACGTTGCGTACCGGCCTGTTGGGCGCGGTGACCCGCTGGGTGGGTACCAATCGCAGGGCGATGGTGCGCAGCATGCAGGCACTGATCACCGACCCCGCGCAGGTCACCGACGCGTTGATGGACGAGATCATGGCCCAGGCGGGCCGACCCGAGGGGTTCCGCGCGTTCGAACAGTGGCAGCGTGACCAGGTTCGGTGGAATCGGCTGCGCACGGACTACACACCACGGCTGGTCGAGGTGAGGTGCCCCGTGCTCGTGATCCACGGCGATCGTGACCCAGGCGTACCCGTCGCGCGGGCCCGCGCCGCTGCCGAGCTGACCCCGAACGGACACCTGAAAATCGTTGCCGGTGCCGGACATTGGGTTCAGCGTGACCAGCCGGATGTCGTGCTCGATGCGATCATCGGATTCCTGCGCGGCCTCAGCCCAGCGGCTTGA
- a CDS encoding tyrosine recombinase XerC, giving the protein MAAVGDVLAEFDEYLALQCGRSEHTRRAYRGDLRALFDHTGGGLDTVTLPALRSWLATQAAAGAARTTLARRTSTVKTFCTWAARRGLLPDDSAARLQVPRAHRTLPSVLRRDQAIDAMEVMNSAVQEGDPLALRDRLIVEMLYATGIRVSELCGLDIDDIDTARRVLQVLGKGNKQRTVPFGEPARHALTAWLTEGRPALATADSGPALLLGARGKRLDPRQARTVVHQTVSAVDGAPDIGPHGLRHSAATHLLEGGADLRIVQELLGHTSLATTQLYTHVTVERLRAVHDKAHPRA; this is encoded by the coding sequence ATGGCCGCAGTCGGAGACGTACTCGCCGAGTTCGACGAGTATCTCGCGCTGCAATGCGGCAGGTCTGAGCACACCCGCCGGGCGTACCGGGGTGATCTGAGGGCGTTGTTCGACCACACCGGCGGTGGTCTGGACACCGTGACCCTGCCGGCGCTGCGGTCATGGTTGGCCACACAGGCGGCGGCCGGAGCGGCACGGACCACGCTGGCGCGGCGCACCTCGACGGTCAAGACCTTCTGCACCTGGGCGGCCCGGCGGGGGCTTCTCCCAGATGACTCCGCGGCCCGGTTGCAGGTCCCCAGGGCCCACCGCACCCTACCTTCGGTGCTGCGTCGCGATCAGGCGATCGACGCCATGGAGGTGATGAATTCCGCTGTGCAGGAAGGTGATCCGCTGGCATTGCGGGACCGGTTGATTGTGGAGATGCTGTACGCCACCGGGATCCGGGTCAGCGAGTTGTGCGGGCTGGACATCGACGATATCGACACCGCACGTCGGGTGCTGCAGGTGCTGGGCAAGGGCAACAAGCAGCGCACGGTTCCGTTCGGCGAGCCCGCACGCCACGCGCTCACAGCGTGGCTCACCGAGGGCCGGCCGGCCCTGGCCACCGCCGATTCCGGGCCCGCACTATTGCTCGGGGCTCGCGGGAAACGGCTCGATCCGCGGCAGGCCCGCACCGTGGTGCACCAGACGGTCTCCGCCGTCGACGGTGCCCCCGACATCGGCCCGCACGGACTGCGCCACAGCGCGGCCACGCACCTGCTCGAAGGTGGTGCGGATCTGCGCATCGTGCAGGAGTTGTTGGGCCACACCTCATTGGCCACCACGCAGCTCTACACCCATGTCACCGTGGAGCGACTGCGTGCCGTGCACGACAAGGCCCACCCACGGGCCTGA